The following are from one region of the Phormidium sp. PBR-2020 genome:
- the murB gene encoding UDP-N-acetylmuramate dehydrogenase: protein MFSHLSPPLSMDSPDRRPIHILGAKCPLYPEIPLAKMTTLRVGGAAQWYMAPRHLDDLYAALTWANSEGFPITFLGAGSNLLIGDRGISGLVVSTRYLREYHLDDVSGTVRVAAGFPLPKLAWELASHGLSGFEWAVGIPGTVGGAVVMNAGAHRSCLADNLLEVEVLEADGQVVTLPRSALGYSYRTSCLQGSSRLVLGATLQLQAGEDPARVRLRTDKHLKQRHGTQPYHRPSCGSVFRNPKPQAAGWLIEQAGLKGYCVGGVHVANEHANFILNSGQGTTQDAIAVIRHVREKVRHRWDVELQTEVKLLGEFSQDVSDLW, encoded by the coding sequence ATGTTTTCCCATTTAAGCCCTCCCCTATCAATGGACTCGCCCGATCGCAGGCCGATTCATATTCTAGGTGCGAAATGCCCGCTATATCCCGAAATTCCTCTGGCTAAGATGACCACCCTGCGCGTCGGAGGCGCCGCTCAGTGGTACATGGCCCCACGGCATCTTGATGACCTCTATGCTGCCTTGACTTGGGCCAACTCGGAAGGGTTCCCGATTACCTTTCTCGGGGCCGGCTCAAATTTACTGATTGGCGATCGCGGTATCTCGGGTTTAGTGGTCAGCACCCGCTATTTACGGGAGTATCATCTCGATGATGTCTCAGGAACGGTGAGGGTCGCTGCCGGTTTCCCGTTGCCCAAACTAGCCTGGGAGTTGGCGAGTCATGGCTTAAGTGGCTTTGAGTGGGCCGTGGGCATTCCGGGAACTGTCGGTGGGGCAGTGGTGATGAATGCCGGTGCCCACCGCAGTTGTTTGGCGGATAATTTGCTGGAGGTGGAGGTCTTAGAAGCCGATGGTCAGGTGGTAACCCTACCCCGAAGCGCCCTGGGCTATAGTTACCGAACCTCCTGTTTACAAGGGAGTTCTCGTCTGGTTCTCGGGGCAACCCTACAACTCCAAGCCGGAGAAGACCCGGCGCGGGTGCGGCTGCGGACTGACAAACATCTGAAACAACGCCACGGAACCCAACCCTATCACCGCCCGAGTTGTGGGAGTGTTTTCCGCAATCCCAAACCTCAAGCCGCTGGCTGGTTGATTGAACAAGCGGGGTTGAAGGGGTATTGTGTGGGAGGAGTCCATGTGGCGAACGAACACGCCAATTTCATTCTCAACAGTGGTCAAGGAACGACTCAGGATGCGATCGCCGTCATCCGTCATGTGCGGGAGAAGGTTCGCCATCGCTGGGATGTTGAACTGCAAACTGAGGTAAAACTGCTTGGGGAGTTTTCCCAAGATGTCAGTGATCTTTGGTGA